From a region of the Triticum aestivum cultivar Chinese Spring chromosome 7D, IWGSC CS RefSeq v2.1, whole genome shotgun sequence genome:
- the LOC123169359 gene encoding protein H2A.5-like: MAGWKGQRKKAVTRSVKAGLQFPVGRIGRYLKQGRYAQRIGSGAPVYLAAVLEYLAAEVLELAGNAAVDNKKTRIIPRHLLLAIRNDEEIGKLLAGVTIAHGGVLPNINPVLLPKKTAEKADKETKSTKTTKKKKATAKSPKKAAEETTATEETATA, from the exons atggCCGGGTGGAAGGGCCAGAGGAAGAAGGCCGTGACGCGATCCGTCAAGGCCGGGCTCCAGTTCCCGGTCGGCCGCATCGGGCGCTACCTCAAGCAGGGCCGCTATGCGCAGCGCATCGGGTCGGGCGCCCCCGTCTACCTCGCCGCCGTCCTCGAGTACCTCGCCGCCGAG GTCCTGGAGCTGGCCGGCAACGCGGCCGTGGACAACAAGAAGACGCGCATCATCCCTCGCCACCTGCTGCTCGCGATCCGCAACGACGAGGAGATCGGCAAGCTGCTCGCCGGCGTCACCATCGCCCACGGCGGCGTGCTGCCCAACATCAACCCCGTGCTTCTCCCCAAGAAGACCGCCGAGAAGGCCGACAAGGAGACCAAGTCCACCAagaccaccaagaagaagaaggccaccgccAAGTCCCCCAAGAAGGCTGCGGAGGAAACCACCGCCACCGAGGAGACCGCCACCGCCTag